One segment of Alphaproteobacteria bacterium DNA contains the following:
- a CDS encoding CoA transferase, with product MIPGVLNGVKVIEFGQNLAGPYCGQILAFMGAEVIKVEKPEGDDARKWGPPFIAGEGVNFVGLNRGKKSITVDLNDQAQKQRLIDLIGSADAFVHNLRAGVTEKFGIDGKTMTAKFPGLVYADLSAFGHTGPWKLRPGYEPLIQAEAGLVSVNGDPSGPASRIGVSIIDLSTGMWTAIGILGALLQKARTGKGAIVSTSLFESGLMWVSTHVASFSTTGNVPPRQSTGHITLTPYQAFETSNGLLMVTPGNDRLWAKFAETLGKAEWVSDPRFLTNKERSAHRQMLLDMIGEIMKRDTKESWAAKLQAVGVPCGPINAIPEVVALEHTRALGMYLQPYSELPSLLHALPVSFDGQRAGFPAQVPKIGEHDDDI from the coding sequence ATGATCCCCGGCGTGCTCAACGGCGTGAAGGTAATCGAGTTCGGCCAGAACCTCGCCGGTCCCTATTGCGGCCAGATCCTCGCCTTCATGGGCGCCGAGGTGATCAAGGTCGAAAAGCCCGAGGGCGACGACGCGCGCAAGTGGGGGCCGCCCTTCATCGCCGGCGAGGGCGTGAACTTCGTCGGCCTCAACCGCGGCAAGAAGTCGATCACCGTCGACCTCAACGATCAGGCGCAGAAGCAGAGGCTGATCGACCTGATCGGCTCGGCCGACGCCTTCGTGCACAACCTGCGCGCCGGCGTGACCGAGAAGTTCGGCATCGACGGCAAGACGATGACCGCGAAGTTCCCCGGCCTGGTCTACGCCGATCTCAGCGCCTTCGGCCACACCGGCCCATGGAAGCTGCGCCCGGGATACGAACCGCTGATCCAGGCCGAGGCGGGACTGGTCAGCGTCAACGGCGATCCGTCGGGACCGGCCTCGCGCATCGGCGTGTCGATCATCGATCTCAGCACCGGCATGTGGACGGCGATCGGCATCCTCGGTGCGCTCTTGCAGAAGGCGCGCACCGGCAAGGGCGCGATCGTCAGCACCTCGCTGTTCGAGAGCGGGCTGATGTGGGTGTCGACGCATGTCGCCTCGTTCTCGACCACCGGCAACGTGCCGCCGCGCCAGAGCACCGGCCACATCACGCTCACCCCCTACCAGGCGTTCGAGACCAGCAACGGCCTCTTGATGGTGACGCCCGGCAACGACCGGCTATGGGCGAAGTTCGCCGAGACCCTGGGCAAGGCCGAATGGGTCAGCGATCCGCGCTTCCTCACCAACAAGGAGCGCTCGGCGCATCGCCAGATGCTGCTCGACATGATCGGCGAGATCATGAAGCGCGACACCAAGGAGAGCTGGGCGGCGAAGCTGCAGGCCGTCGGCGTACCGTGCGGGCCGATCAACGCCATCCCCGAGGTCGTGGCGCTGGAGCACACAAGGGCGCTGGGCATGTACCTGCAGCCCTACAGCGAGCTGCCCTCGCTGCTGCACGCGCTGCCGGTGTCGTTCGACGGCCAGCGCGCCGGCTTCCCTGCGCAGGTGCCGAAGATCGGCGAGCACGACGACGACATTTGA
- a CDS encoding DUF962 domain-containing protein: MAARFFHRQLAIYAAYHRDSRNRATHFIGIPAIVFSLLIALALWRLRIGGVAVSGALLVGAAALLGWIALDVGVGLAMVLIVVPMWLLAEWLARATGASVVWIVFAVLFVGGWVFQFVGHAYEGRRPALVDNLFQAFIGPMFLVAETFIALGLRTDLRRAVEGPHVAERAAVTPK; encoded by the coding sequence ATGGCCGCCCGCTTCTTCCATCGCCAGCTCGCGATCTACGCCGCCTACCATCGCGACTCGCGCAACCGGGCGACGCACTTCATCGGCATCCCCGCGATCGTGTTCTCGCTGCTGATCGCGCTGGCGCTGTGGCGGCTGCGCATCGGCGGCGTCGCGGTGTCGGGCGCCCTGCTCGTGGGCGCGGCCGCGCTGCTGGGATGGATCGCGCTGGATGTCGGCGTCGGGCTGGCGATGGTGCTGATCGTCGTGCCGATGTGGCTGCTCGCCGAATGGCTGGCGCGTGCCACCGGCGCCAGCGTCGTCTGGATCGTGTTCGCCGTCTTGTTCGTCGGCGGCTGGGTCTTCCAGTTCGTCGGTCACGCCTATGAGGGCCGCCGCCCGGCGCTGGTGGACAATCTCTTCCAGGCCTTCATCGGGCCGATGTTCCTGGTCGCCGAGACCTTCATCGCGCTGGGCCTGCGCACCGACCTGCGCCGCGCCGTGGAGGGTCCGCACGTCGCCGAGCGGGCCGCGGTCACGCCGAAATGA
- a CDS encoding helix-turn-helix domain-containing protein has product MDSLITAAARALAMGDALGALKRVALRDDAPALALRGIAMAQLGDLARAKALLKRAARAFGTRESVARARCIVAEAEIALASRELSWPTRTLAAARTTLEAQGDRVNAAHASTLQIRRLLLIGRLEEAERALDGFDSTSLPPALRAAHELAVAGIAIRHLRTGAARSALERAREAARAAGVPALAAEVENAARTLDLPAARLITRSEERPLMLHEVEALLASGNLVVDACRNVVRVSGTVVSLASRPVLFALVRALAEAWPGDASRAQLLLRAFRARHADESHRARLRVEIGRLRKALKPMAGISATPGGFALASLRAREIVVLAPLVDEKHAAVLAFLADGESWSSSALAIALDASPRTVQRALEELAASGKAQSFGRGRARRWMCPPVLGFPTVLLLPGPLPGG; this is encoded by the coding sequence ATGGACTCGCTGATCACTGCTGCGGCGCGGGCGCTTGCCATGGGCGACGCGCTGGGCGCGCTCAAGCGGGTCGCGCTGCGCGACGATGCGCCGGCCCTGGCGCTGCGCGGCATCGCCATGGCGCAGCTCGGCGATCTCGCCCGCGCCAAGGCCCTGCTGAAGCGCGCGGCGCGTGCCTTCGGGACGAGGGAGTCCGTGGCCCGCGCGCGCTGCATCGTCGCCGAGGCCGAGATCGCGCTGGCTTCGCGCGAGCTGAGCTGGCCGACCAGGACGCTCGCGGCGGCACGCACGACGCTCGAGGCCCAGGGCGACCGCGTCAACGCCGCGCACGCCAGCACGCTGCAGATCCGTCGCCTGCTGCTGATCGGCCGACTCGAGGAAGCCGAGCGGGCCCTCGACGGATTCGATTCCACGAGCCTGCCGCCGGCCCTGCGGGCCGCCCACGAGCTGGCGGTCGCCGGCATCGCCATCCGCCACCTGCGCACCGGGGCGGCGCGCAGCGCGCTCGAGCGCGCGCGCGAGGCGGCGCGCGCGGCCGGCGTGCCGGCGCTGGCGGCGGAGGTCGAGAACGCCGCGCGCACGCTCGACCTGCCGGCGGCGCGCCTGATCACGCGCAGCGAGGAGCGGCCGCTGATGCTGCACGAGGTCGAGGCGCTGCTGGCGTCGGGCAACCTCGTGGTCGACGCCTGCCGCAACGTCGTGCGCGTATCAGGCACGGTGGTCTCGCTGGCGAGCCGCCCGGTGCTGTTCGCGCTCGTCCGCGCGCTGGCCGAGGCCTGGCCCGGCGACGCGTCGCGCGCCCAGCTGCTGCTGCGGGCGTTCCGGGCAAGGCACGCCGACGAATCGCATCGCGCGCGCCTGCGGGTCGAGATCGGCCGCCTGCGCAAGGCACTGAAGCCGATGGCCGGGATCAGCGCGACGCCCGGGGGATTCGCGCTGGCGTCGCTGCGCGCCCGCGAGATCGTCGTGCTGGCGCCGCTCGTGGACGAGAAGCACGCGGCGGTACTGGCCTTCCTCGCCGATGGCGAGTCGTGGTCGAGCTCGGCGCTGGCGATCGCGCTCGATGCCAGCCCGCGCACCGTGCAGCGTGCGCTCGAGGAATTGGCGGCGTCGGGCAAGGCGCAATCCTTCGGCCGCGGCCGCGCACGCCGCTGGATGTGCCCGCCGGTGCTCGGATTCCCGACCGTCTTGTTACTCCCCGGTCCGCTCCCGGGCGGCTAG
- a CDS encoding tripartite tricarboxylate transporter substrate binding protein — MSRLSRRHALALGTAALAAPSVVRSQGTYPAKTIRIVVPFAAGSATDLTARGLGAKLQELTSQSVIIENKPGAGGQLGAQTVAAAPADGYTLLMGTNSTNAANVSLYKKLIYDPAKDFAPIARVVMGVNVLVVNPDVPAKTTAELIAYAKANPGKLNYAEASSSQRLSAEQFNQLAGVKIERVPYKSSPEAVRDVIAGQVQVMFPDLPQGLTQIRADKLRGLGVTGAKRTKIAPDLPAIAETVPGYELTYWLAVFAPAATPAPIQKALHDLVVEAMKDEKTGQTMTQGRMEVSVLGLQQFDAFVKAETAKWAKMIKDAGIQPE; from the coding sequence ATGAGCCGTCTTTCCCGTCGCCACGCGCTGGCGCTTGGCACCGCCGCGCTGGCGGCCCCATCGGTCGTGCGCTCGCAGGGCACCTATCCCGCCAAGACCATCCGCATCGTCGTGCCCTTCGCCGCCGGCAGCGCCACCGACCTGACGGCGCGCGGCCTGGGCGCCAAGCTGCAGGAGCTCACGAGCCAGTCGGTGATCATCGAGAACAAGCCGGGCGCCGGCGGCCAGCTCGGCGCGCAGACGGTGGCGGCCGCGCCGGCCGATGGCTACACGCTGCTGATGGGCACCAACTCGACCAACGCCGCCAACGTCTCGCTGTACAAGAAGCTGATCTACGACCCCGCCAAGGATTTCGCGCCGATCGCCCGCGTGGTGATGGGCGTCAACGTGCTGGTGGTGAACCCCGACGTGCCGGCGAAGACCACCGCCGAACTGATAGCCTACGCCAAGGCCAATCCGGGCAAGCTGAACTACGCCGAGGCCAGCTCCTCGCAGCGGCTCTCGGCCGAGCAGTTCAACCAGCTCGCCGGGGTGAAGATCGAGCGCGTGCCCTACAAGTCGAGCCCCGAGGCGGTGCGCGACGTGATCGCCGGCCAGGTGCAGGTGATGTTCCCCGACCTGCCGCAGGGACTGACCCAGATCCGCGCCGACAAGCTGCGCGGCCTGGGCGTCACCGGCGCCAAGCGCACCAAGATCGCGCCCGACCTGCCGGCGATCGCCGAGACCGTGCCGGGCTACGAGCTGACCTACTGGCTGGCCGTCTTCGCGCCCGCCGCGACGCCGGCGCCGATCCAGAAGGCGCTGCACGATCTCGTCGTCGAAGCGATGAAGGACGAGAAGACCGGCCAGACCATGACCCAGGGCCGCATGGAAGTCTCGGTGCTGGGCCTGCAGCAGTTCGACGCCTTCGTGAAGGCCGAGACCGCCAAGTGGGCGAAGATGATCAAGGACGCCGGCATCCAGCCGGAGTGA
- a CDS encoding acyl-CoA dehydrogenase family protein, translated as MDFEPSSEQQMLIDMVRRFVRTEIIPLEAKLDPDASELAPEDHARLVQKTKAMGLYGIDIPVEFGGPDIDIVTRTLLAIEMSQHRAGLYVPCYGTFGGAGLAQIFEANDDQKERYLYPTLRGEKKPFFGLTEPSGGSDPARAIKTRAERRDQGWVINGSKIFISGADRAQYGIVFARTDASKGRGGITCFIVDADTPGFHVRRVVHTLRSSSYATELEFKDCWVSDAQVLGQVNGGFAVANDRLTRQRIPYAAACIGVAIAAHEMAVEWSKMRETFGSRLSDRQAIQWMLVDNEIDIRTARYFTLEAAERARRGIPFRTEAALCKLIASESGGRVVDRSMQIHGGMGMTKDLPLERWYREMRIRRIGEGPSEVQRMLVAREILGASVR; from the coding sequence ATGGATTTCGAACCGTCATCCGAACAGCAGATGCTGATCGACATGGTGCGCCGCTTCGTGCGCACCGAGATCATCCCGCTGGAGGCCAAGCTCGATCCCGACGCCTCGGAGCTGGCGCCCGAGGACCACGCGCGGCTGGTGCAGAAGACCAAGGCGATGGGGCTGTACGGCATCGACATCCCGGTCGAGTTCGGCGGCCCCGACATCGACATCGTCACCCGCACGCTTCTGGCGATCGAGATGTCGCAGCATCGCGCCGGCCTCTACGTGCCCTGCTACGGCACCTTCGGCGGCGCCGGTCTGGCGCAGATATTCGAGGCCAACGACGACCAGAAGGAGCGCTACCTCTATCCCACCCTGCGCGGCGAGAAGAAGCCGTTCTTCGGCCTGACCGAGCCGTCGGGCGGCAGCGACCCGGCGCGCGCGATCAAGACCAGGGCCGAACGCAGAGACCAGGGCTGGGTGATCAACGGCTCCAAGATCTTCATATCGGGGGCCGACCGGGCGCAGTACGGCATCGTCTTCGCCCGCACCGATGCCTCCAAGGGCCGCGGCGGCATCACCTGCTTCATCGTCGATGCTGACACGCCGGGCTTCCACGTGCGCCGCGTCGTGCACACCCTGCGCTCCTCGAGCTACGCCACCGAGCTGGAGTTCAAGGATTGCTGGGTGTCGGATGCGCAGGTGCTGGGCCAGGTCAATGGCGGCTTCGCCGTCGCCAATGACCGCCTGACACGCCAGCGCATCCCCTACGCCGCCGCCTGCATCGGCGTCGCCATCGCCGCGCACGAGATGGCGGTCGAATGGTCGAAGATGCGCGAGACCTTCGGCTCGCGCCTGTCGGACCGCCAGGCCATCCAGTGGATGCTGGTCGACAACGAGATCGACATCCGCACGGCACGCTACTTCACCCTGGAAGCCGCCGAGCGTGCCCGCCGCGGCATTCCGTTCCGCACCGAGGCGGCCTTGTGCAAGCTGATCGCCTCGGAGAGCGGCGGCCGCGTCGTCGACCGCTCGATGCAGATCCATGGCGGCATGGGCATGACCAAGGACCTGCCGCTGGAGCGCTGGTACCGCGAGATGCGCATCCGCCGCATCGGCGAAGGCCCCAGCGAGGTCCAGCGCATGCTGGTCGCGCGCGAGATTCTCGGCGCGAGCGTGCGATAA
- a CDS encoding enoyl-CoA hydratase/isomerase family protein translates to MQRLIIEKSGPVTTIWMNRPEKKNALDSVMLDELRTVLSAPVAPEDRVLVIRGKGDVFCAGLDMSERRETIGSGSASGIETMLRAIELTPLPVVAVVHGDAIAGGNELALHCDLVVASSRARFGMSLAQVGLAPNWFLAKKLMEVLGPVTTREMLLLGDPLPAPKLHALGLIARCVGPDELEGEAGKIIDRLANNAPLSLKAMKALTVRQLQLRDSIPHDDIDALVQAAMKSQDAQEGMKARLEKRKASFKGR, encoded by the coding sequence ATGCAGCGCCTGATCATCGAGAAGAGCGGACCGGTCACCACCATCTGGATGAACCGTCCCGAGAAGAAGAACGCGCTCGACAGCGTCATGCTCGACGAGCTGCGCACGGTGCTCTCGGCGCCGGTGGCGCCCGAGGATCGCGTGCTGGTGATCCGCGGCAAAGGCGACGTGTTCTGCGCCGGCCTCGACATGAGCGAGCGGCGCGAGACGATCGGCTCGGGCAGCGCCAGCGGCATCGAGACCATGCTGCGCGCCATCGAGCTCACGCCGCTGCCGGTGGTCGCCGTGGTGCACGGCGACGCCATCGCCGGCGGCAACGAGCTGGCATTGCATTGCGATCTGGTGGTCGCCTCGAGCAGGGCGCGCTTCGGCATGTCGCTGGCCCAGGTCGGCCTGGCGCCGAATTGGTTCCTCGCCAAGAAGCTGATGGAGGTGCTGGGCCCGGTGACGACGCGCGAGATGCTGCTGCTGGGCGATCCGCTGCCGGCGCCCAAGCTGCATGCGCTGGGCCTGATCGCGCGCTGCGTCGGACCGGACGAGCTCGAAGGCGAAGCGGGCAAGATCATCGATCGCCTCGCCAACAATGCGCCCTTGTCGCTGAAGGCGATGAAGGCGCTGACCGTGCGTCAGCTGCAGCTGCGCGACAGCATCCCGCACGACGATATCGATGCGCTGGTGCAGGCGGCGATGAAGAGCCAGGACGCGCAGGAAGGCATGAAGGCGCGGCTGGAGAAGCGCAAGGCTTCGTTCAAGGGGCGCTGA
- a CDS encoding PQQ-binding-like beta-propeller repeat protein, with amino-acid sequence MKRSAAEVVREYAFADVENIGGVTFDGQRVWFAAGNGLKAFDPASGKIERTIDVAAHAGTAFDGKHLFQIAEDRIYKIDPATGKIVHTIPSPGAGGDSGMAWAEGTLWVGQHRGRKIHQIDPETGAILRTIESNRFVTGVTWTDGELWHATWENDESELRRIDPASGEVLEQLDMPKGANISGLESDGLEWFYCGGGTTGTVRAVRRPRRG; translated from the coding sequence ATGAAACGCTCAGCCGCTGAAGTCGTCCGCGAGTACGCCTTTGCCGATGTCGAGAATATCGGCGGCGTCACCTTCGATGGTCAGCGCGTCTGGTTCGCCGCCGGCAACGGGCTGAAGGCCTTCGATCCCGCGAGCGGCAAGATCGAGCGCACGATCGACGTCGCGGCGCACGCCGGCACGGCGTTCGACGGCAAGCACCTGTTCCAGATCGCCGAGGATCGCATCTACAAGATCGATCCCGCGACCGGCAAGATCGTGCACACCATCCCGTCGCCGGGCGCCGGCGGCGACTCGGGCATGGCCTGGGCCGAGGGCACGCTGTGGGTCGGCCAGCATCGCGGCCGCAAGATCCACCAGATCGATCCCGAGACCGGCGCGATCCTGCGCACCATCGAGTCCAACCGCTTCGTCACCGGTGTAACCTGGACCGACGGCGAGCTCTGGCACGCCACCTGGGAGAACGACGAGAGTGAGCTGCGCCGCATCGATCCCGCGAGCGGCGAGGTGCTGGAGCAGCTCGACATGCCCAAGGGCGCCAACATCTCGGGGCTCGAGTCGGATGGCCTCGAATGGTTCTATTGCGGCGGCGGTACCACTGGCACGGTGCGGGCCGTGCGCCGGCCGCGGCGCGGTTGA
- the msrP gene encoding protein-methionine-sulfoxide reductase catalytic subunit MsrP has product MLIKRRRGWELPESATTPESVYLNRRALLAGMGMAGIGLALPSAVHAQQGAPRNARYTLDRPITPEKLATTYNNFYEFGDSKNIWQTAQSRLKARPWTVKIEGMVEKPIEIGIDDLIARMPIEERLYRHRCVETWSMNVPYTGFALSALIDLAKPLSGAKYLVMQTLADPRMFPGQREFYYPWPYTEGLSMAEARHELSFIATGLYGKPLPAQNGAPLRLATPWKYGFKHVKSINRFELSDKRPVSFWEKLGPDEYGFWANVNPNVAHPRWSQATEKPLGSEERIPTLMYNGYAEFVTALYTDMKNENLYK; this is encoded by the coding sequence ATGCTGATCAAGCGCAGACGCGGATGGGAGCTGCCGGAGAGCGCCACCACGCCGGAATCGGTCTATCTCAACCGCCGCGCGCTGCTTGCCGGCATGGGCATGGCCGGCATTGGGCTGGCCCTGCCGTCGGCCGTCCACGCCCAGCAGGGCGCCCCGCGCAACGCGCGCTACACGCTCGACCGGCCGATCACCCCGGAGAAGCTGGCGACGACCTACAACAATTTCTACGAGTTCGGCGACAGCAAGAACATCTGGCAGACTGCGCAGAGCCGGCTGAAGGCGCGGCCGTGGACGGTGAAGATCGAGGGTATGGTCGAGAAGCCGATCGAGATCGGCATCGACGATCTGATCGCCAGGATGCCGATCGAGGAACGGCTCTATCGCCATCGCTGCGTCGAGACCTGGTCGATGAACGTGCCCTATACCGGCTTCGCGCTCTCGGCGCTCATCGACCTCGCCAAGCCACTGTCAGGCGCGAAGTACCTGGTGATGCAGACGCTGGCCGATCCGCGCATGTTCCCGGGACAGCGCGAGTTCTACTACCCCTGGCCCTACACCGAGGGGCTGAGCATGGCCGAGGCGCGCCACGAGCTGTCGTTCATCGCCACCGGCCTTTACGGCAAGCCGCTGCCGGCGCAGAACGGCGCGCCCTTGCGCCTGGCGACGCCGTGGAAGTACGGCTTCAAGCACGTCAAGTCGATCAACCGCTTCGAGCTCAGCGACAAGCGGCCGGTGTCGTTCTGGGAAAAGCTGGGGCCGGACGAATACGGCTTCTGGGCCAACGTCAATCCCAACGTGGCGCATCCGCGCTGGAGCCAGGCGACCGAGAAGCCGCTGGGCAGCGAGGAGCGCATCCCGACCCTGATGTACAACGGCTACGCCGAGTTCGTGACGGCGCTCTATACCGACATGAAGAACGAGAATCTCTACAAGTAG
- a CDS encoding DUF899 domain-containing protein, producing MTTHTIATRDEWLEARKALLARERAMTHELDALRAQRRALPWVKIDKPYVFDGPEGKRALADLFRDRSQLAVYHFMLTPGSDHQCKGCSFIADHIDAARQHFEHADLAFAAISRAPLARIEEVRRRMGWTFPWVSSFGGDFNFDFGVSFRREDIEAGRAQYNYGVTTIKGSEDMHGTSIFAKNERGEVFHTYSTYHRGDEVLMGAFAWLDLTPKGRNENGTMSWLRLHDEYERGER from the coding sequence ATGACCACGCATACCATCGCCACCCGTGACGAATGGCTCGAGGCGCGCAAGGCGCTGCTGGCGCGCGAGCGTGCCATGACGCACGAGCTCGACGCGCTACGCGCCCAGCGCCGCGCGCTGCCCTGGGTGAAGATCGACAAGCCCTATGTATTCGACGGGCCCGAAGGCAAGCGTGCGCTGGCCGACCTGTTCCGCGACCGCAGCCAGCTCGCGGTCTACCACTTCATGCTGACGCCCGGCTCCGACCACCAGTGCAAGGGCTGCAGCTTCATCGCCGATCACATCGACGCCGCCCGGCAGCATTTCGAGCACGCCGATCTCGCCTTCGCCGCGATCTCGCGCGCGCCGCTTGCGCGCATCGAGGAGGTCAGGCGGCGCATGGGCTGGACGTTCCCGTGGGTCAGCTCATTCGGCGGCGATTTCAACTTCGACTTCGGCGTCTCGTTCAGGCGCGAGGACATCGAGGCCGGCCGCGCGCAGTACAACTACGGCGTGACGACGATCAAGGGCAGCGAGGATATGCACGGCACCAGTATCTTCGCGAAGAACGAGCGAGGCGAGGTGTTCCACACCTACTCGACCTACCATCGCGGCGACGAAGTGCTGATGGGCGCCTTCGCGTGGCTCGACCTGACGCCCAAGGGCCGCAACGAGAACGGCACCATGAGCTGGCTGAGGCTGCACGACGAGTACGAACGCGGCGAGCGCTGA